In Salarias fasciatus chromosome 13, fSalaFa1.1, whole genome shotgun sequence, the sequence GCTGGTGGACCTGGCAGACAAGGTGAGGGGCGAGGACTGCGTGGTGTTCGGGACCAAGCCGGACGACCCCAAGACAAGCGGCAAGCTGGACGCTGACGGCCTGCCGTTCATCGGCTCTACGCTCCAGTACGGAGACCCCTTCTACAGCTACATCAACCTCAACACCGGCCAGGCCTTCGTCGCCTACTACAAGTAAGTGGAAACCACTGCAGGCGGCTaaagcaggggtcggcaactgccggcccgccgaaccgtccaatccagCCCGTGACTGTATTCCAACGCACGCATACATGTAGTTCTAGTGCAGTTCTAGTTCTACTGCTCTACAGGCTTGTTATAAATTGATTGAAGTGTGTGAACTGTGCCAGGAGAGGCTAAATGTATCTGCAGTAATGTTCAGTCTTGTGTCTGGACGTCAGGACTTTGTGTTCATGCAAACCTAAACGCAGGACTCTTCCTTCTGTCTGCAGGAGCCAAGAAGGCTGCGTCGTTGACAACGTGAAGGTCTGCAGCAACGACGCCGGCTCCGGCCACTTCAAACGCATCTGCATCACCCTGCGGGTGCCACGAAACCCCACGATCGGCGACAAGTTCGCCAGCCGCCACGGGCAGAAGGGCATCCTGAGCCGGCTGTGGCCGGCCGAGGACATGCCCTTCACGGAGAGCGGCATGTCTCCGGACATCCTGTTCAACCCCCACGGCTTCCCGTCTCGCATGACCATCGGGATGCTGATCGAGAGCATGGCGGGAAAGTCGGGCGCCCTGCACGGGCTGAGCCACGACGCCACGCCCTTCTCCTTCTCCGAGGAGAACTCGGCGCTGGAGTACTTTGGCGAGATGCTCAGGGCGGGCGGCTACAACTACTACGGCACGGAGCGGCTGTACAGCGGGCTGAGcggccaggagctggaggccgaCATCTTCATCGGCGTGGTCTACTACCAGCGCCTGCGCCACATGGTCTCCGACAAGTTCCAGGTGAGGACCACGGGGGCGCGAGACAAGGTGACCAACCAGCCGGTGGGAGGGAGGAACATCCAGGGAGGGATCCGCTTCGGCGAGATGGAGCGAGACGCCCTGCTGGCTCACggctcctccttcctgctccacGACCGCCTCTTCAACTGCTCGGACCGCTCCGTGGCGCAGGTGTGCGTGGACTGCGGCAGCCTGCTGTCGCCGCTGCTGGAGAAGCCGCCGCCGTTCTGGTCGGCCACGCGCCACCGGAAGACCGTCTGCACCCTGTGCGGCAAAAGTGACTCCATTGACTCGGTGTCTGTGCCGTACGTCTTCCGCTACTTTATAGCCGAGCTCGCCGCCATGAACATCAAAGTCAAGTTGGACATTAAATGATCGTAATGGAGGACAGATGAAGAGTGTCTGAGTTGGATGGAGTCAAAAGACGAATCCTGCAAAGCAAAGTGCCTGAGagctttttgtctgttttgtggaAATGTTTGTATAAAAGAGACAGTGTTGAGTTCTCCTAAATAAAACTGGCGTGTCGCACCACCGTTCTCCTCCTCAATGGTGGTTATTATAAAGGAACAGCACGACTGAACAGATTTTCTAGTTTTTCTTTACTATTTCctattaaataaaattagtGAGGACTTTTTTTCTCTAGACAAATAGCTCAAGTGTTAAATTTTGCTTTCTTTGGTCTTATAAATCAGGTGttaacataaggcccgtgggccaaagctAGCCTAAAAGAGGCTCTAATCCGGCACAGCAAACCACTaagcaaattttaaaaattttgaagaaaacttgatttttttttcctttgaacaaatttcttaagagttgCAGACACGGCACTCAGCCTGAACTCAGATATCCGTGATGCTGCTGGGAAAGCTAGCTACGTtgttgctatcaaactagcttcaaagccatgctgtcatacaaaaacatgcataaagcAAAAGCTTAGCGGAGACACTTTCTTGACAGTACCAGTAATTTGCAACCAaaggttttattaaaattgactttatgttgagattgtcgtCATCTTCAGTTGTAATTGGTTTCAGGAAAGTACTAATATTTTAATACTTTAGACTTCACTTGTGTTTACAAAGTACATTTACACTGCTTTATGTGTCCTGAAGTAACTCTGTTTATCACATTCTCTAACAAACTGCAACCAGCGTTTTACTCAAGGACACAGGAAAGCACGACCAACCCCGAGTCACAGCTGCCCATACAAACAGACAAAATGGTCATTATGTAAAAatattataaagtaaaaaaaaaaggatctttaCAAATAatgacccaaaaaaaaatcatgatttctttttaattctatTTGATCAATGGGAAAAACTCCCACTTAATTTCATTGTTCCTTAAAAACTCCTACAATTTAGCACCGTAAATTGATTTAACAATAAAATTGATAAATAAGATGGAACACCTgaccaacaaagaaaagttccCCTCGTCATTCCTAAAATCATCAAGTAATCttgttaaaatgtgtaaaagtgATCCCGATATTTTCATTCTTCATTGAGAAGTCTGCCGCATGGCCGTCGCTCAGTGCAGTCGGTCCAGGATGTCTGGCAGGTCCAGCACAGTGGGTATCATATAATCTGGCTTCACTGAACcgtccacagcagctcctcctgcgCTGTTAATCCAAACTGTGGCCCGCACTCCGGCGTTGAAGCCCCCCTGAATATCCGTGTCCAGAGAGTCTCCCACCATCACACAGTCCCGGGCCTCCACCTGCAACATGTCGAAGCACAGGGTGAAGATGGAGAGGAAGGGTTTCTGCTCTGCGTGCTCCCCGCCGACCACGATGGCGTCAAAGAACTCCTCGCATGCGGAGGCCTCCACCTTCTCTCTCTGCGTCTTAGCCACCCCAttggtcagcagcagcagcttgtatCTGCCGCGCAGCTGTCTGAGCAGCGCGCAAACTTCgggggagaggcggaggagctCCAGCCGACTGTCTTTCCACAGGCGGTAGCACTGGGAGGCGAGAGACGGTGACGAGCAGCTGCCCAGAGTCTCTCTGATGCTTTCCTCCCAGTGACCCACACGCACATCTTCTATGGATCTGCCGGCCGAGGGGTCAAAACTCTCCTGGTAAAGTTTCAGCTTGAACTTGTCACAGATGCTGGCGACGGCGTTGTCCTCGATCCCCAGAGCGGTCTTCAAAAACTCACCGGTCTGGAGAATTCACACACGGCAAAAACACAAAGGCACCAACATCAGACGTTTCAGAGTTTATTATTATCAACAGTCATATCAGAGTCACAGTTATGCTTCCATGCACTGTATGTTCATgctctgcaaattcaaaatggcaaaaaattCAAGATGTAAAAGTGAATAATCACAATTTGCACAAAGTTGCACAACTAACTGAAGAACAAAAATTAAGGTTAGGATTAAAAGTTTTGATTATTGAACTCTACAGTTAAAGCGGGCTCAGGCCACTCTGAACCAttttctagtgaagctgctACAGATTAAGACTGTTTCCTGCAGTGAGcttctttcctctcttctcttcatgTTTCACTATCAGATCGTCTCCCTGCTGtgctctggttctcctctccCTGCTGGATCTCTGACAGCAGAACTAGAGGTTTATGGTTGGAGCTTCCTGATCGAATCACATCTGCTTATAGTGGATTTATGACTTTGGTGTAACAATCTgttgctttctgtctctctcctctccttttctctctttctagcCACTGACTTCAACCGGAATAAAAGAAAATTTCAACCTGTCTGGTTCTGCTTGTTTCTCCCTGTGAAAATAGAACTTTTGATTTCTACTGTTATTTAATATTCCGAAACTTTAGTGAAGTTTAAAGTGACTATGAAGAGAGAAATTCTGACCCCACCCGGCCTCCGTACTCTTGCGACATAGTGGGAAGCAATAGACTTTACTGTCGCTTAAATAAACAGCTTTATGCATTTCAGAATATCTAGATGAATATCAGTATTTATTATATTGCAGTTACTTAGCCATAACAATATAGTCTCATTGATTCATGGAAAGCAGGTTAGGTTTACACAGACTGGAAAAGCTTCTCAACAAACacctgaaaaaagttttttttaaattaattaatttattttacctttataATCGCCACTTCACCAGCTCGACCCGTCTCAATGAGCGTGTTGTCCAGGTCAAATAAAATCGCTTTCACAGCTTTGTCGTCCATCGCCGATGCAGTGGTTCCTTCACGGAAGTACATCCTATtgaaatgcatcatgggagttgtAGTCCTGACAGACTTCACGCACTTACGACATTCCTCCTCGCGATGGCGTCATTTGATTAAAGTACACCGTAAATTTTATAAACAGTAGATTATAAAAATCACTAATCCAAGTGACCCTTTAGAGAAAACATACATTTCGATGTAATATTTTAAGATACAAAATAGTTGACTAAATCTTGCAAAAATTGAGCCATACACTGAAGTAGGAACCATGTGGGAGATGGAGAAGACATGTCCAATCTATAATACTTGATACCACACAAAAATAtagcagatattttttttttaaattgtatttattgattgatctgtccatccatctactGCACCACATCCGTCCtgttgctggagccaatcccagtgaATTATAGGTGAGGGAAAGATACACCCAGGtttccagttcatcacaggacaaaaacaaagagacagacatCCATATTCACTCACATTCAAATCAAGGGACAATTTAGGATAGTCACTTAACCTcacatgaatgtttttggactgtgacaGGAAACTGGAGCACCTGGAATAAACCCATGTACacatgggaagaacatgcaaactccacacagaaaggctccggCCAACACATGAACCTTATCATTACAAGGTCAAAGCAATCACCACTGTGCCACCATGTggccctttttctttctttctttgtttgtttgtttgtttctttctttctttctttctttctttctttctttctttctttctttctttatttttaacatttcactgaaagagCAAGATTTTAATGTGTTATTTTCCTAAGTCCTGTATCATTTAAGCAAACTTGTGGTCTGGGCACTAAATACTCATGCAAGGAAACCATTTGTTGCAGTTTAATTCAGCTTGAACAGTAGTTGTCACAGTTCAATATTGTAtagtttttcagatttttaacaACACAAATTGTTTCGTTACTGCATATAAGCACAATGTCACCaccaaagtgaaaataaaacagcagtaTAAAAAGAAAGTTAATGTAAATATACCACAGCTTTTACACACATATGTCAGGATAAAATCTTACTCAGTCAATCTAAGCCTTGTACTTTATAATAATTGATATGTGAGATAATATATTTTCAGGAGACTGATGATGCAAGAAAAATATgaggcaggaggaaagaggaaggaggTGGACGGACTGAGATGCCTCaggtgaggttttttttattaatgatgAATGTAGATCAGCACAGTGGAAcctttttatatgttttatttcGTATCACAGACAATTTTATCAGGAAACGATTTGTGATGCAGTCAAGAAACGTATTTAACAATAATGTTAGGACAGAACACTGTCATCTTGTTCATTTAGCTGAACCCTCAAcctgtttttgaaaaatatggAGCAGGTCACCTCGTTTGACATCTACATCAACTTTGTTGTTGATAATTAACAAACCCGTCTGTCTCAGCGATGTTTGAGTAAATGGGTTACGTGACTCGTCCTTGCATTTCGCCAGTTAAAGTTTCTGTGACACATATCCTCTCAAGATAAAAACATACCTAAATTCTTATGCAACCTGTCCTTTAACTCAGTCTCACATCTGGCAGCGGGCCAGAAGATCACACACAACAGTGTGCAGGCCTGTTGCACCGCTGCTCCAAGCCCAATCAGAAATCACAGCAGGCCTTTCTCACGTTACCTCTGAGCATTTTGATTGCTGCGTCTTTAAGGAGCTTCACATAATTGCTTCAATTGccttggaagaaaaaaaaaagaggcaaagaTAAACTATAAATCAAAATCAACACGAACCTGCTATTATCTCAGAACAAACAACACCTGTTGCTTGCATGAGAAGATGTGCTTTTCAAAATGACAGACAAGCAGCAAATTAAGTCAAAAATCTCTTTTTTAATGACCCTTAACTGAAAAAAGGAAGTGAaacataaacagcagaagagcaAACACACAAGTCTGAAGATGGAATTTCCCCGCTGATGTCAAGAAGGGGGAAAACGGCGGCAAATTACTTCCCTAACTGTATCTGTGTGACACTTCCAAGAATGCTGTGGCATGCGGAGGAGCGGTGTGGCCTGGTGTCTTTGTCTGCATGACACCTTTCCTCTTTTATCTGTGTGGGTGGCCGTGGCGGCACAGTCACACGCTATCCCTCAGAGGAGCACCAGTCCTGGTAAAGGCCACTCATGAGGGGCGCCACACCTGCTACATTTTTTATAGTCACATCACAGCAGAAGAGGCCATAACTCCTGACTGCATCTGTTGTCGTTTggtctttttaaataatttttttcagaaaatagatTGCATTGGGTTTGAATGGCCCAGGTCAAAAGTACAGGTGAGGAGACTTGATGGATTTGGAAGCTGCTATGTTCATTcttcaatatatatataaaacaaagtGTAAAGTGTTGATATTAAAGGAAATAATACAATATATTGATGACAAGCTAATATCCTCAAGTTCAAATCCCACTTCTGAGCCCCTGACCCACTGTGGCTCCCTGAGGAAGGCCCGGCAGCTCCACTGCTTCTACTCTGTCTAGTTCAGTCTGATCGTGAACAGGATGGGTTACAGGTGGAGAGATATGCTCCTAAAGAAGATCAATAAAGCATTTGTctatgaggctggtgtcaaactaCAGGCTcaatatgagagagagagaaaaagagagggagacatAATACTTTTTCTCTGTCATGACAGTCATTCACAGTCAAGCAAAAGAGGCTTATGTCAAATTACCAGCACTAAGTGCTGCGTGTGCGCAAGCTTCTTAAAGAGACATTGTAAGACAGGAAaagtttttaaagaatttaatcATGAAACGCTACACCAGTTACTGTAATGTGGAGAATTCATGACATATCCTGGAAATGAGCCTAACAGGCCTCCTCCAGTATTGTGAAGTATGGATAGTGGAGTTTCTGATCTTTTGGCCCGTCCAGAGTGCTACGTGACTCTAGACATGTTTAACAGTAAGGTCAAATGATGTGAGGATTCCCACTTTTGACTGAGTAACACAATTTATTATCTTCCATCATTAAATCTCTCCAAATATTTGAGCGTTTGGAAAGATTTGCATCAAAATATGCCGGTGACGCTGCAGCGAAAGAAAAGACAGTGATAACTGGAGCAAAGCTGTCTTTTTCTTCAACGAGATATGCAAATCAAGCTTTAACTCTGACGCGCACACGCATAGATTTGAGATTTTATCGAGGCTGGGGGAATGTATGAACTCCAATCTAAACAGAGAAAGGCCGGTGTGCCTAATGGCACTTGTCGTGGTAACAGAGGGCGTCTGGCAACCTGCacgtacacacaaacaaaaacaacatgttcTGGGGCAGGATGGTGCCTCCTCAGCCAGTTATGCAATGCTCTCCACGATCAAGGAGCGATAGCTTTCTCTGTGAAGCTTATGTAAATTGTATGTTTGGAGCCCTGCAGTCCCGTCGTAAGGAGTTCACATCAGTGTCAATCGCTTGTGACCCAGTGTGAGAAAAAGCACACCAGCATATTATGGGTGTCACTTCATGAAGTACTTTTCAGGCTGATTATGATTTGAAGGGCCGGTACTGTGAGAAGAGAGGACCTCCCATAGCTGCCTGGCGGGTTGCCAGGGCCTCCACCAGCCCCCGTCTCTGTCCTGATACACCTGAGTTCTCCTGACCGGCCACTGAACCAGCACAGCAACAGAGAGGGAGGCCAACTATGTGTGGTCAGTGAAGTATAGCACTGAGAGTCCAAACTCTGGAAAATCCTCCTTTCACAACCCAGTGTTGTTTGCCAGGATGCTGCACAGAGAGTCTACTGACtgtgaaattgtatttttcacacATCTTTGCTGCTCAATTAGGAAAATCCTGTTTTTTAATGTAGTGCGGGTTGAATTGGTACAAAGAAAACCTTAGACTCAAATGTTAACCGTCTAGTTTATTTCAGCTCAGTCCTCCTGTTTCAGTCAAAAATGACTGATCCAGA encodes:
- the nanp gene encoding N-acylneuraminate-9-phosphatase, whose translation is MDDKAVKAILFDLDNTLIETGRAGEVAIIKTGEFLKTALGIEDNAVASICDKFKLKLYQESFDPSAGRSIEDVRVGHWEESIRETLGSCSSPSLASQCYRLWKDSRLELLRLSPEVCALLRQLRGRYKLLLLTNGVAKTQREKVEASACEEFFDAIVVGGEHAEQKPFLSIFTLCFDMLQVEARDCVMVGDSLDTDIQGGFNAGVRATVWINSAGGAAVDGSVKPDYMIPTVLDLPDILDRLH